The Neochlamydia sp. S13 genome has a segment encoding these proteins:
- the tsaA gene encoding tRNA (N6-threonylcarbamoyladenosine(37)-N6)-methyltransferase TrmO: MQSPSLSCSPIGYFYTLEKERYSLPKQAGLFKNNKGKIILNRHQNFEQALHDLEGFNKIWVIFWFHRNHHWKPKVLTPHGPPKRGLFATRSPHRPNPLGLSCLEITGVSQLEIDVINHDLLDGTPIFDIKPYIEYVDA, from the coding sequence ATGCAATCACCATCCTTATCATGTAGCCCTATCGGTTATTTTTACACTTTAGAAAAGGAACGCTACTCCTTACCCAAGCAAGCAGGCCTATTTAAAAATAATAAAGGAAAAATAATCTTAAACCGGCATCAAAATTTTGAACAGGCTTTGCACGATTTAGAGGGCTTTAATAAGATATGGGTCATTTTCTGGTTTCATCGTAATCACCATTGGAAGCCAAAAGTTTTAACGCCCCACGGCCCTCCTAAGCGTGGGCTTTTTGCTACTCGCTCTCCTCATCGGCCTAATCCTCTAGGGTTAAGCTGCTTGGAAATTACGGGTGTAAGCCAACTTGAGATAGATGTCATTAACCATGATTTGCTAGATGGCACGCCTATTTTTGAC